AGTCAAGGGGTACGCCGCGCACGAAAAGGACGTATTCACGCAGGTGACGGAGGCCAGGGCGGCCATCGGCACGTCCCAGTCGGTCGCGGAGAGGGCCGAGTCGGAGAACATGCTCTCCGGCGCGCTTAGGACTCTCTTCGCCGTGGCCGAGGGCTACCCGGATCTGAAGGCCAACGCCAACTTCCTGCAGCTCCAGGAACAGCTCGCCTCGCTGGAGAACGATATACAGATGTCCCGCCGCTACTACAACGGCGCGGCCAGGGACTACAACATAGCCATC
This Synergistaceae bacterium DNA region includes the following protein-coding sequences:
- a CDS encoding LemA family protein, which gives rise to MALYVLLGVIALVLAWGVAIYNGLIKRKNLMDEGWSGIDVQLKRRYDVVPNLVETVKGYAAHEKDVFTQVTEARAAIGTSQSVAERAESENMLSGALRTLFAVAEGYPDLKANANFLQLQEQLASLENDIQMSRRYYNGAARDYNIAISTFPSVIIANRFGFGKADYFQADEEERSRPDVSFA